Within Agarivorans litoreus, the genomic segment CCACAGCAATACAAAGTATTGGTAATGCTTAACGAAGGCCTGCTTAATAAACAAATTGCCTACGAGCTAAACGTATCGGAGGCTACCATTAAGGCCCACGTTACCGCCATTTTCCGCAAACTCAACGTGAAAAATCGCACCCAAGCAGTAATAGCCTTGCAGCAATTAGAGCTAGAGCCAAGCCCAGAAGATAACGAGATTTAACATAGTCTAATTAAAGATTGAGTTAAGCCCCACTAAACTAACGCCAATAGCGTTAGTTTAGTGGGGCTTTGAAGAATTCAATCAAAATTATCCCCCCCCTTAGTCACATGCTCTGCGGCCGGAGGAATAAATTTGCTGGTACGATAATAACGCTCTCCATCAAACGACAACCACCCGAGCTTAGTAAGAGCACGTAGATCACGGCTCACTAGTGGCTTAGCAAATGCTAGTTCGAGCTGCTCACATCGCCATTCAGCTATATGTGAGCTGGTTTTACTGTGATAAGCCAGCTCTTCTGGATACTGATCCAGCGCTTGCAACCACCAGAGTTGATGAACATTAATTCCTAATTGGCGCGCTCGTTTTACTTCTTGGGGATTACTCTCTGCCTCTAATACTAGCTTCTGGACTTCTTGGCGGAGCATCGTTTGCACAAAACCTTTACTATATTCAGCCATCAATGGGATGAGCTCTGCCCAACTAACTAGCAACTCTCGAGTAACCAAAGACAAATACAAGGTTCTTTCAGCTGTTTCAAAAATGTGCCAACTGCCAGTTGGAGATAGCTTACAAGTTGGAGCGGGTAAGGTTTTAGGTTTAGCCACAATAAAACAATCGAATACCTGCCAGGCACTGCCATTCCAATTGGCCATCAGCCGCATATTGGTGCTAAGAAAACTATCTACTCCCCACCTAATCAAGCTACCCCTCCCGTTTATAGAAATGAAAAATTAGCGACATCGTAAGGCTGTTGTTATTCTAGTATGCATAAAAACATCAACCATTTTATTTACTTAAGAGCTAGGCTTTAGCCAATCATTAGCGCCTTTTTGGCTGTTGAGCAGCTGCTGGCAGAGTTTTTTCAAACGTAATGGACGCAGTGGTTTACTTAAGTAGGCAAAGCCTTGAGCGCGTACGCGGTCGATTAGATCAGTTTGCCTATCAGCGCTAATAACAATGCCATGACAAGAGAGTTGCCCTTGATGAATTAAGCGCTGCAACGCTTCTAATCCGGTTTTGTCATAGTCGAGATGGTAGTCACTCAAAATCAGTTCTGGCACCCAACCACCCTCTATAACTTCTGCAGCGGTATCGGCATCTTCACAGCAAATCACTTCGTAGCCCCAACGGCTTAACAGGCTTTCCATGCCTGAAAGAATGTCGGGCTCATTATCAATACAAAGCACTTTAGCACCTTGGGTGGTGCTAATGGGCGCACCTTCCAGTTGCTTAGTTTTATATATGTTTGTTGCTTCAACCACAGGAACAGTAACGTAAAATACCGAACCTTTGCCAAGTACCGACTCAACACCAATGGGAATTTCCAGTAGTTCGGCAAAACCTTGGGCAATCGCTAAACCTAAACCTAAGCCTTCTTCTCTAGCCCGACCAGACATTTGTAGCTGTTGAAACTCTTCAAAAATTTGCTGCTGCTTACTTTGCTCAATACCAGGACCATTATCCCATACCTCTATACGTAAGCTATTACCTTTGCGACGCGCCCCCAGTAGAACCTTACCTTTAGGGTTGTAACGCAATGCATTGGTAAGAAAGTTCTGCAAAATACGGCGTAATAATTTGCTATCGCTGCTTACGGTAAGCTTGCTGGTATGTAACTTAAGCTCTACACCTTGTTGCTGGGCTAAGGGGATAAATTCGGCATGAATATGGTCAAGCAAGTGGCCTATTTCAAATTGCTCTTTACTCACCACCACGCGGCCAGACTCAAGGCGTGAAATATCCAGCAAATCACTAATAATTTCCTCGGCAGAATATAGTGACTTATCGATGCTTGCAGCCAAAAACTTGGTGTCTTTTTCTAAATCGGCTTCTAGCAAAGAGCCGGTGAATAGCTTAGCGGCATTTAACGGCTGCATTAGATCGTGGCTTACCGCCGCTAAAAAGCGGGTTTTAGATTGATTTGCTTGCTCAGCAGCATGGGTAGCATGCACTAACTGTTGGTTAATTGATGATAGCTGTTGAGTACGCTGAGCAACGCGCGCCTCAAGAATTTCGTTAGCTTGTTTAAGCATGTCTTCTGCTTGGCGAAAGGTAGTAATGTCACTAAAGGTCATTACATAGCCACCATTGGGCATCGGGTTGCCTTGCACTTGAATAACCCGACCATCACGTCTGATCCGCGAAGATGTGTGGCTATTGCCACGACGTAAATGCTCCACTCTACGCTCTACGTGTTCTTCAATATCACCCGGACCACACAAACCATTAATCGCATTGTGGCGAATAAGATCTTCAATCGGTCGACCTACCGCAATCATGCCATTGGGAAAATCAAAAAGCTCGGTATAACGGCGGTTCCACGACACCAATTTTAACTCTTTATCGACAATAGCGATGCCCTGATCAATATGCTCAATAGCGCCTTGTAACAGGTGTTTATTGAATTGCAGAAGCTCCGAGGCTTCTTCGGCAATCGAAGCAAACTCTTCAAGTTGAACTTGCTTACCTTGCAGGGCAGACCCCAGTACTAAACGCGCCGACGATGACCCAAATACTCCACCTAACATGCGTTCCGTTTCGGCAATCAGCTCCACTGGTGCTTGTTGATTAGGGCTAAGGTCCAGATCTCGAGAGCTCGCATATTTACCAAATGCCTCGCTTATGCGTTGAGTCCCCAAAAAGCGCGATGCCAACATGTGAAGCTCTTCTACACTCACCTTTGATTGGTATAGAGCGCCGGCATCATCACTTTTACCGGTTTGACCAACAAAGTTACTGGCTTGCAACCATTCAGAAACGGCTGGGCTAGATAACTTAGAAACCAATAAATACGCCAACAAGTTACCCAATAAACTAAGCACAATGCCCCAATTTTCATTGGAGATCAGCGGACGACCAGCAAATTGCGGCGCAGTAAGCCTGTCGGCAATCCATTGATTGAAAATTAACAAGTTAAGGCTATCGGTCATATTGAATAGATTGAGTAGCCATAAGCTCATACCCACTAACAAACCAGCATAAACACCAGTTCGATTGCCTTCTCGCCAATACAAACCAAAGATAAGCGGAATCGCTAATTGGGCAATTGCTGCAAAAGATAGGAAACCAATATCGGCAAGGTTTGTTAGCTCACCCAACATCAAGAAGGTGCCCCAAGCTAGCAACAAAATCACCAAAATAGTGGTGCGACGAACATTAAGCAGTAGTTCGCTAAATTGAGCAAAATTACGACGGCTCAAGCCACCTTGTTTTAGCAGCAGCGGTAACACTAGATCGTTGCTCACCATAATGGCTAAAGCAATGGTCGACACCACCACCATGCCACTGGCAGCAGAGGTTCCGCCTAAAAATGCTACCATGCCTAACCAATCATGCCCTGCCGCAAGCGGTAAACTAATCACATAGTTATCGGCAGGCGTATTTGCTGGCAATAAAACATCACCCGCAAAGGCGATGGGTAATACAAAAATAGCCAGCAACAGCAAATAGGCAGGAAATAGCCAACGCGCGGTTTTTAAATCATTAACTTGGTTGTTTTCTACCACGGTTACATGAAATTGGCGGGGTAAACAAATAACTGCCGACATTGCTAACAGTGTGGCAATTACCAAATCGGTCACATCGGCAACACTAATTTCTTGCCATTTAAAGCTAAACGACTCACTTACCGCTTGCTGAGCGCTAAGCG encodes:
- a CDS encoding hybrid sensor histidine kinase/response regulator produces the protein MQIVSEGWLVIPLSLAYLGLLFVIAYFTDQNASARLRWQPAFYSFSIAVYCTSWTFYGTVGQASENFLSFIPIYLGPVLLFLFGWKLLARVVLIAKREHITTIADFIAARYGKSQTLAVVISLICIIGVLPYIALQLRAIVMGLDLFGGDAMREAVGKGSSSQIALFVSIALAIFTMLFGTRHIDATEHHRGVIVAIAFESLVKLVAFVCVGLLAVSILWDLPLSAQQAVSESFSFKWQEISVADVTDLVIATLLAMSAVICLPRQFHVTVVENNQVNDLKTARWLFPAYLLLLAIFVLPIAFAGDVLLPANTPADNYVISLPLAAGHDWLGMVAFLGGTSAASGMVVVSTIALAIMVSNDLVLPLLLKQGGLSRRNFAQFSELLLNVRRTTILVILLLAWGTFLMLGELTNLADIGFLSFAAIAQLAIPLIFGLYWREGNRTGVYAGLLVGMSLWLLNLFNMTDSLNLLIFNQWIADRLTAPQFAGRPLISNENWGIVLSLLGNLLAYLLVSKLSSPAVSEWLQASNFVGQTGKSDDAGALYQSKVSVEELHMLASRFLGTQRISEAFGKYASSRDLDLSPNQQAPVELIAETERMLGGVFGSSSARLVLGSALQGKQVQLEEFASIAEEASELLQFNKHLLQGAIEHIDQGIAIVDKELKLVSWNRRYTELFDFPNGMIAVGRPIEDLIRHNAINGLCGPGDIEEHVERRVEHLRRGNSHTSSRIRRDGRVIQVQGNPMPNGGYVMTFSDITTFRQAEDMLKQANEILEARVAQRTQQLSSINQQLVHATHAAEQANQSKTRFLAAVSHDLMQPLNAAKLFTGSLLEADLEKDTKFLAASIDKSLYSAEEIISDLLDISRLESGRVVVSKEQFEIGHLLDHIHAEFIPLAQQQGVELKLHTSKLTVSSDSKLLRRILQNFLTNALRYNPKGKVLLGARRKGNSLRIEVWDNGPGIEQSKQQQIFEEFQQLQMSGRAREEGLGLGLAIAQGFAELLEIPIGVESVLGKGSVFYVTVPVVEATNIYKTKQLEGAPISTTQGAKVLCIDNEPDILSGMESLLSRWGYEVICCEDADTAAEVIEGGWVPELILSDYHLDYDKTGLEALQRLIHQGQLSCHGIVISADRQTDLIDRVRAQGFAYLSKPLRPLRLKKLCQQLLNSQKGANDWLKPSS